The sequence ATTCTTTTACaatttttgtcaaataaatcaTCACGGAAATGTAACTTGTGCTTTTCCGCGTTTTTATGATTAACGTGTTATTTTTGCACCAAAGACgtgttatattttatatattagaGAAAATTTAAAgaccacagagagaaaaatgtgACGGGAGCCTAAATAAAAATAACGCCCTTAAAAAGGGCGTtgtgggtcaaaggtcaccgggTAAGTTGCCTACCTGGCCGAAGGCTCTGAGTGTAACCGACCCCGATCAGACTGGCGTTGTTGACTTTGGCCTGAAGGGTGAAGAAGTGAGACATATGAGGCTCATTCTGGTATGTTTCTTTAAAGCAGTAGATTTCTCGTGTTTTATTGTCAGCActcacagacagagaggcgTCTTTGTCCAGCTTGTATTTGGCGGCGATGCCGAAGCGAGTGTTGTTGCTGCCGGCCGTCCACGCCAGAGTCACCGCCGTCTCCAGCTCCTCGTTCACCTTCTGGTAGATGGAGCCGCCGAACTCGGTGCCGTCGTTgctgaggaggaaaaaaagaaaagaaaaaggtgataGGACAGACGATAAAggatcccctgctttatggtctgtttgactctaagtgaccataatttactaaatgaacatcacgctgtattgaagaagacttgaaactagagattgagaccaaaaactaatgtttacaatgtttactgagggaataaatcaagagaagtagagtcatgtatatagacttctatacaaccagaggagtcgccccctggtggtcaggagagagaatgcagattcaacacatgaagcatagacttctatacaaccagaggagtcgccccctggtggtcaggagagagaatgcagctttaacacatgaagcatagacttctatacaaccagaggagtcgccccctggtggtcagtagagagaacgcagctttaacacatgaaacatagacttctatacaaccagaggagtcgccccctggtggtcaggagagagaatgcagattcaacacatgaagcatagacttctatacaaccagaggagtcgccccctggtggtcaggagagagaatgcagctttaacacgtgaagcatagacttctatacaaccagaggagtcgccccctggtggtcaggagagagaatgcagctttaacacatgaagcatagacttctatacaaccagaggagtcgccccctggtggtcaggagagagaatgcagctttaacacatgaagcatagacttctatacaaccagaggagtcgccccctggtggtcaggagagagctttaacacatgaagcatagacttctatacaaccagaggagtcaccccctggtggtcagtagagagaatgcagctttaacacatgaagcatagacttctatacaaccagaggagtattAAACGTGAGTACTCACACGTTGGTGTGCAGCTGGAAGTCCCCGGCTCGGTATCCGAGGGCGAAGTTGTTCTGGGCCAGTTTGGACTTGGCCGTGTCGAAGGCCATCTGGTAGCCGGCCAGCCAGCCCTCGTAGCCCAACACGCCAGCGGCGTGGATGATGGGACCCTCGAAGTCAACGTCACAGCCCAGGTTCACGAAGTCGCGCTTGTAGGCCGACTTCAGCTTTCCGCTCTTCTtactgaaaaatgtatttattatgttagATATTAACGGTTAGTTTATTTACTGTGTGtccatctcttcttccttcttctttaaTCCCACATACAAATATAACTAATCCCCAACTCCTGATAACTCCAGTAGCCAGATGTTTAACATTTGTgaggtgtttttaaaataagatATAAGCTTCCAATgtagttttaaaaacaagtgaaaataGCAGCtaattttacaaaaagaaaacatgataaacaaGTGAGGTTTTCCTACTTTAAGGCCTGAAccacaattattttatttatttatttgtgcgCATTAATCAACATTTTTCAATTTGAAAGCTAATTTCCAGCTGTATTCCAGGTTTTTACAATTCAGTGTCCTAATATTATCAGTACAGTTCAACATATTAcgacacaacaaataaaaacaatatgtacACTATATGTAAACAAGTAAACGCCGCCTCACCCCGTGTTTGGTACAAAAGACGTATCCAAGGCCACCTTCAGTCCTTGAGTCAGCTGTCGGTAAAGTGACCACACGCCGTTAAGACTTcgtattaataataaaacaaacgcttttattttgaaatccgcCTGCGGGCGCGTACCTGGTCCTCCACGGTGACCTCGGTGGCCAGCGTGTTGTCCGTGTTCCACTTCTGGTTGAAGCTCAGGCCGAGCTCCTTCATCTTGTATTTGGTCTCCAGGCTGCCGGCGGCCTTCCCCGTGTCCGTGTTGCTGGAGCCGGACGTGTTGAACTCCTGGAGGTCagatcagaggtcagaggtcggatCATCAGCGGGATGCACCCGATAGTTTGAGCGTCGACTCATAATGTGGACAATCCAAGATCAGATCGTTCTAAATCGATGTTATTGGTTTTATACTATTTGTAGAAGTTTCCATcggcaaaaaaaacatgttttaatcttaaatatttagttttcttcatGAACAAAAGTTCagacatttaattcaatttaataatTAACCTCAATATAAGACTCTCTCGCTGGCTGCACTATtttatataaacacaacaacaaaaaaatcatttttacGGGCGACGTCATAAAAACGTGACGACAGACTTTTAAATTCaccaatgaaaaaaaagaaaaagaaaaaagacatttagattTCGTTATTACGAAATATACACAAATGCATTATTCACAAAAtgtacagaaataaaaacaaccgAACATGAATCCAtgcaccagaaacacacacggaTGAATATTGATGAATATTGATATTGTGATTTAAATTATGAGAAATTATAAAGTGTgcatggtttaaaaaaacaaaaacaaaaatatatcttCTTTAATTGAGAATTTAACTTGAAATATTCACACAGCTGCTGAAAGACTTtgactctttttctttctatacTTCATCATATTAACCGGACGCCATTTAAATTGAGAGCGTCTGAATTGGTGACGCCGTCCGTGGTGTTGAATTCAGAATTTTATAGGAGGTGAAAAAATAACCGTTATTAACCGATTGTCTGTTAAACGGGAAGAATTAAAACGTGTAAAAGAAAATTAGAGACCGACAATTCCTCAAATATTCACCGCGTCCGTCTCTAAAAAACGCTCTTAAATTAAAGCTCGAAGGCGATGCGACTCTTAAAGCTTctcacttgtttgtttgtttgtttgtttgttggttctGCGCTCAGAAACCAGAAAGACGTTGGCCAGACGGTGGCGCTAGAGGGGAAGTCGAAGCAGCCGCACAAGGGTTAAGAGAGTATCCTCCGGGGACCTCGAATCCTCAGAGGTCAGTGGGATTTATCCTCTGAGGACCATGAACGTCGGCACAAGATTCACCGGCAATCCATCCCATAGTTGTTGGGATGTTTTGAGCGACCGCACTCTGTGATTAtcagcatgaataaataatcattATAATGTAACGTATTGATTTAGAGCTTCTGGTTAAAATGTCGCCTCGAAGTAAACGATGTTTTCAAAACTCCACAAAGACATGAAAAGTTGGATCTGATTATGAGCGATGACACGCAAATAAAagacataaagaaaaaaaacacaccgatATTCATGCTGTTGTATCACAAAGAcgtataaaacaacaacaacaacaacaacaacaaccaaaaagacaaaagaaacaccAGGAAGTTGGTGGCGGTCGTAACGAATAAACAGCCGTCGGCTCCGACTCCCATCTTACCATCTACATTAGAGTCCGGAGCAGACGAGCAGCagcgtggagagagagacacacgcacacacacacacgcacacacgcacacacacacaagggttCGTTTGTTTAGGACAAACAACGATCAGCGCAGCTCGGACTCCTTCGAGCTCCCGGTTTGAGGCTTATTTTGGAGCTACGCCAAGTGGTGGCAGCACGAGGGGGGGCAGGGgaggtttggggggggggggggcgggcagAAAGCTTTGAGAACATGACAACAGGTTAAaactaaagaaagaagaagaggaagaagcgtCCTCACCACTCCACTTTGTGATTTGGTCTTCAGGTCCAGCTTCACCACTCCGAAGcctggagagacacacaggagacacacgGGTGACACACGGGAGAcgggagacagacgggtgacacacgggagacagacaggtgacacacgGGTGACAGAcgggagacagacgggtgacaCACGGGAGAcgggagacagacgggtgacacacgggagacagacaggtgacacacgGGTGACAGatgggagacagacaggtgacacacgggagacagacaggtgacacacgggagacagacaggtgacacacgGGTGACAGAcgggagacagacgggtgacacacgggagacagacgggtgacaCACGGGTGACACAcgggagacagacgggtgacaCACGGGTGACAGAcgggagacagacgggtgagtTTTGGCGAGAAGATGTAAAAGGGAAATTTTTTGGAGTCAGGAGacggctagcttagcttagcataaagtcgTGCACATAACACCTGTACAACATTTGGTACAGGTTAAACACAAGAGTGGTAACATGTAGATTAACATGATTATAATGTTGTAACCCCTTGAGAGAGCCAGGCTCGTAGTCCGgtcattatgctaagctaacgatTCCTGGTAGCGTCACAttttacagaataaaaaaatactggGTGCATCGTTTACCCGTCTGGGTGCATCGTTTACCGGCTGGGCTCACACTGAACTCACCGTAGCCTTTGCTGAAGATGTCCTTGGCAGCCTTGCCCAGGTCGGCGTATGAAGGAGGGACGGCCATCATGCTGCAGGAGACAAGAGGCAGTAATGGGATCAGCTCGTCTCTGACCTTTAACCCTCACGACAACCGACCAATCAGGAAGCTTCTCCGCTCCGGCGTTGTGATGGTTTAGGACCAAAAGAACCTGTCGAAGAACTCTTAGAGAGGATGTAAGctagtaaaataaataaatgcacttgTTCAACGTAttcttatatacacacacacgttgtgctACTGTACTGAACTACAGAGTATTTGTACACcactatatatacactatgCATATCAGATACAGCTGTTTATTCTGTATAAAAATGGCACCGCACGTGCACTAGATGTTTTATACTATACCTGCACTGTGTACTATATTCTGTACACTGTCAGTACTGTATACTTCTAGTATACTTTAATTCTTCAGGTGTAATCTTGAATGAAACTTCCTTCGGGATTAATATTATCtcattttattattgtgcaCATCTGGTTAGATGCTAAACTTCATTTTAGTTTATTTcagtgcaatgacaataaagatgAATCTAAtctgttcatcatcatcatcttcatcactgagGGCAGTTTACACAAATTAAAGTCAATACAGGTGAAACAACGCaacagaatataaaatatataatgatataacCAGTTTGAAGGTGAACTCCTGCAGCAGGAACAAGCTGTTCTTTTAgaacattaaacataattaaaatagtAATGCATTCCCcccacaaacaaatatacattcaACCCAATAGACgagtacaaatacacacggGAATACTTGAAATGGCACAGAGAGCTGCAGAACAAAAGGCTCTCAAGgttgtaaaagaagaagaagaagggccctcatcctcatcctcatcgaGATGTGCGATCAGCTGCATTAAATACCTGAACAAAGCTGCACTTTCCTGCATAAACTACCTGACGTGGTGCTGCACCTCTTATTCTGGGGGACAAAGGACAGCAGATGGGTGAAAAGAGGTGTGTGCCGCTAGCTAGCTAAAAGTGCAGCAACGAGCTAAcgagcaataaaaaaaaagaaagacatgacGCGACAGATGGACACCGACTAACTTGCTATAGCTAGTTAAGCTAGTTAGCTTCTGCTGATTGCGTTCACGATCACTCGCCGCACACCGAGCTAATACAGAGAATATGTGCACTATTAAACGGGGAAACGTCCTCGAACCGGCATTAAACTGCGCGTTTAAAGCTAACACatcacattacataacataactgCCGTTAGCTTAAGCACCCacgatgctaagctaaccttgGGTGGAATTCGTCACGTACATCGTCACGCGCGTGTTGTAAAGCTACGTATTTAATGACATTCTGGTCGTTTAGTCTCCTCACCGGTGCTAAGGCGTCTGGAAGGGGGAGTCTGTGGAGTCTGGACTGTCACCGGCGTGATGCTGCTGGCCGCTAGCTTAGTTTGGGAACGTCTACAGGGCACAATGAAGGAGACATGTGGAGCATGCGCAGTAGCAGGGAGAAAGACGAACAAAGAGTCGACAGGGAGAGCGAGATGGTGATCCCACAAGATCCGCGAAGAGGAAGCTTCAACCGAGCGGTTAACGCGCAAGTTACACGCGTTTAATTGAAGCCATTCAGGTGCAGAAAATGATCAATAAAAAGTTGAACGAGggtacaacattttttttaatttatttacaaGAAGCACCTGATATTTGGGGCCGAGCCCAGGGGTGTCTGACCCATGGggcaaatatattaataatatatgttgATATAGTTATTGTTATCAGGTTATTATTGAAATCAGATATCAGTATCcccataatattaataataatacaaaaagaatAACTATTCtaagttgttttcattataatGACCTCTGCGTCTACTAATAATGAGGATAGTCTTATTTTCATCTAACATACATTatgtgtaaatatttaaaaagtaagaAATGTCAACATACAAGGTCTGATTTTTGTGTTACACGTTCTCTCATCAAAGCTACAACAAGCTCAATCATTTAGCCACATATTAACCTTCCTAAAACTATCCAAACAATATGTAAGCCTGCAGAAGATTGACCTTTGAACACACTTGCAGCTTCCTGTTGGCATTGCTGGTTAAAAGTAATTTTAGGTAAAAGTATTGGAGATGACTGATTACGTTTTtaactatatatttacattaactGCTGTATTTACATTGAGTATTGTAAGTTATTCTGctataaatatttgtttgcaAAGTTGTATGGAGACAGCATGGATCTAACAGGGTGAAAAGCTCCCGttggctgctggaggaagttTCTACTCTGGTGATATTACTTCCTTTCTCTCTATGGTTTTCTTTTGTATCGCATCCATTATTATGGGTTTTAGTCCCTTTAAACTAACTCAACAGTTATATATTAATAACTGAAACGTCAAAATGACGCAACTCTTTGGTTTATTACCCCACACAGCCAGTTATATAGAAAGCACCGTTAGATAACTGTTGATAGGCTGCAagaatatattatttatgaattaattaatctATAAATGTAGTTTCTACATTGTTCTAaaattgctttttcttttttctagtCGGTCCAACTCTCGGTTTTAAAACCCctaaatgtttaattaacaaTGATATAGTTAGAAATGTACACGTCTGGGCTTCTGGAAACAGTTTGAATTGTTTGCTTAAAACAGCCACGTGATTGGCTGGTGGAGGCCGGAACTCCAGATTGCTGTTGAAGGTGCAGTTCCTCCCTCTGTCCACCAGATGGCGCGACATCACACACATGtgaacccaacacacacacagtcttatCCTCACATTCCTGCAAATTACTGCATGTTGCTGtagctcatttaaaatatatattaatatttattttcagaaaaatttatatttcatattttactggTTTGTTATTGTGCTTCAGGTTGCTATGACGACTGCAAGGAGAAGCTTGTCAATAAAGGAAGCGCCACTTGAATTTTCTTGCTTTTCGAAAGCAAATAAATGTCAATCGTCCAAAAACCAAATGTTCTgaatttacattatatatatatatatatatatatatatatatatatgtaaatgatgCATACAGCCCGTCCTGAAGGTAAACCAAAGCTGAAGCTTAAATGTTCCGTTCAAACAGAaagcacacgtgtgtgtaagtgtgtgtgtaagtgtgtgtaaagGCAGTGTAACGATGATTGTTCTGGTTTATAGCCGCTCGGTGCTGCGTCGTGTTGCTGCAGCGATGACCTCTGAGAGCCGCTGCCTGAGCGCTCCTCTACCAACAGGCTCATGCCGACATGTTGAAACATTCAATGAAATAACACAGAGTAGAGCCTTTAAACCAGCAGACTGACACACAGTACCACACACTTCAAAGGGCACCGCTTCACTCCCTAGAGATGAACTGAAGACCCCGGCTCAGAGGTCGTGGGGGCCTCCTGTGTGCTGAACACGAAAAGCTTCTCATACCAGAATAAACCGGTTGTCACGCACCAAACACCTTTAAATCTAATATAACTCTCACTTTTGGTGTTTAAGTGCAACAAATGAAAtgataaacaattaaaatacaacgTTTTGATATTAAAACCCGCCCACCTGTGTGTTCCATGATGAGCACTGACAAAAACCCTGATGGCTTCTGATAAAAAGATATTGTGGTTTTGAGCTTCTGATCTCACATCCAGCAGCAACGTGAATAAAGCTATATCccataaagaagaagaatttggGTTAAAATTGAGGATTAGGATTGAACCTTTTTATGAAAGGGCATTAAAATAAAGTCTTcctaaatgtattaatacagatatagtgtgaatgtgtgtgtttatctttatTAATGCTacatataaattatatatatatatatatatatatatatatatatatatatatatacacggaGGATGAATAAACTTTTTAAGAATTTACTTTACTCAAGTATTGAGGTACTTGGCattttccattattattatcattattaatatatataaaaataaaagataaatctaaatatatatttacttcaCTCAATGTttgaggtatatatatatatatatatatatatatatatatatacatgtacaaaataaatggaaaatgaGTATTTCCATATTAATCTGCGAACAAGAGAGTGAGAAACAGCGCCCTCTGCCGGCGACGCGTCGTATTGAACGTAATTCAATCTCTCCGGTCCTCCTTAAATGTTGGTGACCAACATGGcgtttttctttcctccttttcgCCCCACGTCGCGGGTGGAGAGGGTGACCCCGCCCCGCGTGCACACTGACTCGACGTTATCAGCCTCTGAGggcaactttcttttctttttttttttttttttttttccgtgtgCGTGTAACAGACGTTATCAACCGACAGGTCCAACGGTCAATGTTCCTGCACCGGGGACTCCCGCAGCACACTGCATCCCGGGCTCCGAGCCTGCTGACTGGCTTTTGAAGCCGCCGTGCACCGTCACCGGattgaaggaaaacaaaagttgtgcaggtggagaaggaggtgtgtgtgtgtgtgtgtgtgtgcgtgtgcgtgtggagagagagaagtatcGCAGTCATGTCGGGGCTACCGGGATTCGTGAGCCCGTTCCCCAGGCCCCGGTGCCTGGCGGCGGCTGCAGCTCCGGCGGGGAAAGCCAAACTCACGCACCCGGGGAAGGCGATCATGGCCGGTAAGAAAACCAGTTCACGGACCCGCTTTCTCAGAGTTGTTTACAAAGTTTTTAAGCGCGTGAACGCGTGAGTGTGCGCGCGCAGATGCGGTCCAGAGGCTgcagaggtgttttttttttctttacgttTGACACGTCGGGACTTTAAACCTCCTGAAACGGTATCCATAGAAACCCGGACGGGCACGCGGGACTCTGGTGGCCTCTGGTTGGTCAATCAGTGACTAAATGTGTCGGTGTAACGTTGCGACATCAACATGACGTAAGAAAGACTCTGCGGTTTGAGCCTCACGGGCTCCCGTAGTTTGTATGCGCTTTACTCGCATTGTCATCATATGTTTGTCCTTTTGAGGAACTCTGAAACCACAGCTTCCAGAATGGTGTAGTAcgaagtacaatgtgtacctctgagatgtagtacagtcaaaagtacctgtgagatgtagtacagtcaaaagtacctctgagatgtagtacagtcaaaagtacctgtgagatgtagtacagtcaaaagtacctgtgagatgtagtacagtcaaaGTACCtgtgagatgtagtacagtcaaaagtaaaatatgtacctctgaagtgtagtacagtaaaaagtactatatgtacctctaagatgtagtgGATAGTTATTAAATGGCATTAAATTGGAATACACACGTAAAGTATAAGTACCTTGAAGTTGTACCTGTGTACAGTAGTCACGCTAACTGATGCCCCCTGTCATCAGTTAGCTGCGTGTTTTCTCTcgacctcttgacctcttcCCTGTGAGCTCAGAGGCCTCAGCTCTCCATGTTCAGCTACATCACGATGACGAAGCACTTTGCTTTCAGTCCGGTAGTACACAAGTATTTCATGTGTTTAGTGAGTAGTGGGAAGTAATCAAGAGTTTAGTACTTTGACCTGTACTACacttcagaggtacatattgtactttttacttatCAGATGTAcgtattgtactttttacttctcTACacttcagaggtacatattgtactttttacttatCAGATGTAcgtattgtactttttacttctctacatctcagaggtacatattgtacttttactagatatttagtatttttaaacCGTTTACTGACTTCAGAGCGTTAAAGTGATCTTCAGGtggctaaataataaatattcctGATCCTTGTCGACCAGCTGCTGTAATCAAGTCATCTGTATCTGTTTATATGGatcatcaataatcaataatgaatatCAACGGCACAGGAAGTTGTAATTGCTCCACTAATACTTTGAGCAGGTGTTGAAGTACCTCTTAGAAGGAATACGTGCGCCAACTCTGACTTTTAAAATACCTGCACACACCTCACTTGATAGACTGGTTCtatgccgcccccccccccccccccccccccctccctctcgtgtgtgtgtgtgcgtgtgtgtgtgtgtgtgtgtgtgtgtgtgtgtgtgtgtgtgtgtgtgtgtgtatgtgaagcCAGCTTAGTTTGTAGGTCTCTGACTGAAGGAATGTCTAAAAGTCGTCTTGTGATCGAGCACAActggtgttttgtgtttctctgcacGGCGTTCTGGTGGAACGAATGCATTTTATAAGCATCGATAAAGGGtcccttttatatatttatgaatttaattaATCCTCTGTTTAGATAtagagtttaaaaaataaaatatatatatatatatatatatatatatatatatagcattgaTAAAGGGCctctttcatatatatatatatatatatatatatatatatatatatatatatatatatatatatatgtatgtatgtatgtatgtatgtatgtatgtatgtatggagGATGAATTCAATTCAAGCTTATATAAATTAATACTTTCATGTTATTTTAACTACTAAAAAGAGTGTTTAGTTGAAATGTTGTGCAACTTGTTTGTTCGCTTTCCTTCAGGCGAACATGTGGAGCCCCTCAGAGGAGTCagggcgtgtgcgtgtgcgtgtgcgtgtgcgtgtgcgtgtgcgtgtgtacgcaCGCTCTGAAagggcaaaacacacacacacaccccctcctCACCCTTTTGAGTTTGGGAGTCAGGCCATGGGGTGGGAGTCTGTGTGGGCGGAGTCACACGGAGCTgagctcagccaatcagctgccGGCTGCGTGTTCGCTGTTGAACTGCAGATGTGTGACATCCGGGGTTTTAAGGTGGAGCTGCTCATTAATGTGTGaaacactaatatatatatatatatatatatatatatatatatatatatatatatttaacctcacctaaaatattgttatttatctCCTACTTATTTTGtgacattatattacatgttttattatcatatttaaatacaaaaaatactgTAGGAATACTTTAACAAGACAAGTGTGATTTAATATGACCCGTTGAAACCAACCTTGTAATACTTTTCATACTATGCAATGTATTtgcaaatgtaaaatacataatttaataaaatattaataattaattaatgataaataaacaaagaatacatttaaaaaaaggtgtggcATGTATAGCAGTATTCAAAGAAACACTTGTAGAGTAGTAGAACAACTACATTA is a genomic window of Cyclopterus lumpus isolate fCycLum1 chromosome 12, fCycLum1.pri, whole genome shotgun sequence containing:
- the zgc:56235 gene encoding voltage-dependent anion-selective channel protein 2, which encodes MMAVPPSYADLGKAAKDIFSKGYGFGVVKLDLKTKSQSGVEFNTSGSSNTDTGKAAGSLETKYKMKELGLSFNQKWNTDNTLATEVTVEDQLTQGLKVALDTSFVPNTGKKSGKLKSAYKRDFVNLGCDVDFEGPIIHAAGVLGYEGWLAGYQMAFDTAKSKLAQNNFALGYRAGDFQLHTNVNDGTEFGGSIYQKVNEELETAVTLAWTAGSNNTRFGIAAKYKLDKDASLSAKVNNASLIGVGYTQSLRPGVKVTLSALIDGKNFNAGGHKVGMGFELEA